DNA from Clupea harengus chromosome 2, Ch_v2.0.2, whole genome shotgun sequence:
TAATCGCTGAGGAGAAAAATACAAACTAACTACATGAGAAGTGCATATACAAAGACACAACTGCTATTTACCTGGTGTAACAACACCTGTAATTCTCAAAATACAATCTCCCAGACTCATAGGAAATGGGGGACTTGGACATCTTTGTCCAGACCTCCTTAAAGATTGCGTCATCCTATGGAGGAAAAGATGATGACATATTTCAAGAACACTGATGTCAAGGGAAAGGTGGTGAAACGACATAGACTATGAAAAACACGAGTTTATGAAGATTAGGGTGGGTCAACAATTACATTTAGTAAAATTTCCCGAAGAACACCAAGGTTTCGTCGAAGTCCACAGCCAGCATCGTTAGAGAACAAGCCCTTTGACCTGAGGTCCATATGATGGCAGACATTTTTACTTGACCGCAGTTTTCTCGCAAGAGGGCGCTGTTGGGAAGGGGTTTGTTTTGGACACATGGAGGTATGAGACCTAGCTTACGTACACGCTGGACAATAACCTCCCGCTGCAGAAACTAGCGACTGTCAGGTAAGTTGACAGGTTCTTCAAAATAAAACGAATGGTTCAGTTGAAGGCAAGTTTTCATTAGCGGCAGAAGAAGATGTAGTGGTGCACTCTTTACCGGTGTGTAACGCCAGGTCTAACATTAGTACGCGAAGTTAGCAACTACTGCCATTAGCTGGTCTGTCAAAGTTTCTCATGTGCATCACTCACAAGGTTATATTAACAGGTGTCTTTTAGCTAATCTAACGCATTCGTGTTGTTACTCCAAGCAACATTCTGGAGAAAGAAGCAGTTTGAAAATTGTACATGAAGTTGCTAGCATGTCGGCTAGCTAATTACGGATCCGTAATGACTAATGTATCTGATCTCTTTTAGCTAGCTGGTCAGGTAGTAAATAACTTAGCTATGCAAGTTAATTTAGACCAGTctttcactcacatacacattgcTGTCGTGATTAATTCAGCATCTGCGAAGAGGAAACCTAACGATGTAACGGTACAAAAACTTCATTCATGTTCCCCTGCTTTGATACCAGAATGATTTTTGGATTGCCCTGCACCTTCAGTGCGCAGCATTGATTCCTACTGGCCCTGTTGCCGCTTCTGTTTTGATTGTGGGTCGTATGTGTGCACCATCCTCTATGGCATTTGCCTTTCGCCGCCTAGTGGACTGGAGTGTTAAATGCATAGATGTAGAACATGTCATTGGAGGGAGGGCTCCAGGCTCAACAGGGGTTAGTAATGATGTTGACTACAAAATAACAATACCAAAAATATATTGTCTTCCAAATGTAAATAATCATCTTAAcattatattttaatgaatGATCATATTTTTTTCCAGGGGAAAAATGTAATGTGCTCAGTATTTAATGTGTTCACCTGAGTGAAAATTGGGCAATGCTACATTCACCTGAACTAATCCTGTGTTTAGatatttacatttgcatttacttATATAGTAAACATTTTTATCTGCAACTACTGACAGCATAGTACAGACATACTTTTTCTTCCCATCAGCCTGTGTGCACCTTGGTTTGCTACTTGAGCAACAGATACAGTCCATACACGCCATCAGGGTAAAGACACCCTACTCTCTTGCTAAAGACACCCCTATCTCCTGCTAAAGACACCCTACTCTCTTGCTAAAGACACCCCACTCTCCTGCTAACGACACCCTACCCTGCTGATCCTCTGAATGTTTTGCTCCCTCAGTGGCCCCCCATGCGGTGGTGAAGATGCAGCGGTTGTGCCGTGTGTCCCTGGCCGCGTTGgctcgggggggtgggggctgctgCCGATCTCCCCGTAGGCTGAGCAGCGCTGACAGAAGACCCCCCGTGCCCCTAGGGGGCAGAGTGCTTACCAACCCTGACTGTGTCTTCCAACACAACATGTGGTACGCCATGGCAACGCATACTGTTCCATAATCGCAAGCTCCCCAGAGAGtagttacgtgtgtgtgtgtgtatgtgtacgtgcgtgtgtgtgtgtgtgtgtacgtgtgtgtgtacgtgtgtgtgtgtgtgtgtgtgcttgcctgagGTTGACTAGGAAAGCCGTGTCTGTTTTAGTACTAGGCATTACAAAGATGCCCTAAGACTGATTATGTCATCGTGTCTCCCACGTCTCCTGTTTGTTTCATCTGTTATTTAAGGGCACAGAAGGAAGCCGCAGAGACAGTGTGGTTTACTGGAGTCTGTAATACACACTGATTTATAGATAAACTTACACGAAGGCCATATGTGCATAAAGCTGTGCTGGAGAGGCGATATCACATTTATATCACATTTGTCTTAGCAGCGGCTTTGCTTCTGTGTTTTACTCTTTTTTAAGTCAACTGAAAGATTCTTAGTTCCTTTATATGTTATTAGGTTATGCTTTATATGGTATTAGATCCTTACCTTCATGAATGGGCATTCTGAGAAGCCTTATATTACTGGAACTTACTTTCCTAGCTAGCGTACCAGTCAGGAGTTCAGGCATAATTCCACCTCTTCTACGCCTTTTCAAGACCACCTGTCTGTTGACATTCCATGCACAAATTCCATTTGCGATTACACTTCAGAACACGTTAGCATTCTGTCTCCGTGAAAGGCTTTTTCAAGGATATGTCATCATCTTAGAACGGCCTCATAAGGTGAAAGTCAGCCAAGgatgtttgttagtttgtttgtttatttgtttgtctgtttgtgtgttctctctgaggACAAACTGCCTTAAGATTCTAGAATAAAATGTCCTTGGTGAGGAGCATTCTGGTCCGCTGAGTGTCTGATCATTGCCTCTGTCGTGGCTGCACCTCAGggaccagaggaggaggagcgagaGAACGCCAGGCAGAGAGCGGAGGAGAACTCCTCGGAGCGGATTCCTCAAGAGGAGCGAGGTGAGCTGAGGGCAGAGTCTGCAGGCGCCCAGTGACCAGGGCTTAGTCTGGAactcagatgaggagaggggCCCAACTGTCTGCCATCATCAGTGGTAGTCCTCTAGCAGTCGGTGTCATTGGTCAACACTTGGGAATCTTTGAGCTTGTCTGTGTCATCGTAAATATGTCCTGCATTTTGCAAAATGAAGAGgatcataaaaaaaaagcaggcaatcactgcaaattaaaataaaacacacttgCCTGGGGTATGTAAACTCCTAGTAACTTAATAATTAGTGATTTAGCAGAGACTATCATTTAAAAGCGACTAACAATAttgtacagatatacatttgtatcgttgtgtgtgcagtgctcccTGAgaatgacccctgacccctgaccttagTGTTGTGGTTCAGGTGTGTGTAGTCTAAGGAAAAACAAGCGGTCAGCTGAAGGCCAAGGTCATGACCAGCAGGTCATTGTCCATTTGAGCTCTACCCAGCTGACTGAATAGCCAGGCTAAGCTATAGGCATGCAGCTGAGCAGTCCAAGGTCCAGTCTGTGTAAACATCTCAGGGGCGTTACAGCAgcacagcaatgactgccattTATACTTACTGTGTTACACAATTTTACATCATTTTTCGTGCTCTTTGTGATGTATTACAATGTATTGCGTTGCCTTCTGTGTTATTGAACGTGAACATCCCAGAACAGTTGACTCTGTTGATCGTCTGATTTGCATTCCGCCACGTCTCCCTCCAGCTAAGTACGAGAGAGACGCCAGTCAGTTTTGGGACGGCTTTTACGAGACGCACCAGAACAAGTTCTTCAAAGACCGCCGCTGGCTCATCCAGGAGTTCCCAGAGCTGCTGCCCCCGGGGCTAGACTCCGCTTCGGCttctgccgccgccgccgccgaggAGGCCCTGGGTGCCGTCTCTCTGGCTGCTGGGGCGCACAGTGAGCCAGGGGAAGGGCGCCGACAGGAGGGCTCTGCTGCCCAGTCTGTGctaggtggagggagagaggagatccAGGATGTTTCCTGTGCTGCGCAGAAACAGGAAGTGCAGCCCGAGAAGGAGGAAGTGCAGCTGGAGAAAAGGGCAATGCTGCCCGGCAACCAGGAAAGGCGGCCCGGTGCGGGAGACAGCTGTGGTTTCCCCGGAGACCGAGCATCTTTCAGGATATTAGAGGTGCTACCACAACACGTTCATGTTTACACCCCTCAGTGTGTTGGGCTCAGAAATACGTAAGATTCTGTTTGGGGTGGGCAGGTGTGTATGGGAGTTACTTTAACAGATTGACAGGTTGTTCTGGAAACAAAGGAGTGTAGCGTGAGGATTACGCTTGTAAATCATTCTGGCAGCAGACAGACAAGACCGACTGATCCATTCATGGTGAAATTAGGACAGTTTCCTCGTGAAACAACGGAACAGGAGAATACCTGACAGCAGATGGTCTGACATTAGCGCTGTCATATTGATCAGACGTCTCCCGGGATATTAGAGGTGTTGCTATGATACGGTCTCAGGATTCCAGGTTCACACCCTTCAGTGCACTGGGCAGGTGTGAGTGATTGACAGGTTGATCTGGAAAagatgggggcgggggggggggagtgtaaTGTGAAGACAACACTTGAAATTCAATCTGGCAAGTACAGCCTTGTAACAAACAGATGAGACCGACTGATCCATTCATGGAGTTTCCTTGAGAGACAACCAAACAGGAGAGTACCAGCAGATGGCCTAACCATATGGTAGAAAAACGGAAGAGTTGGCAGCTTTGCATCAATGTAAATCAGAAGAACAATAACGATTATTGCACACAATCATTCGGATTCAGATGTTTATGTTTGATGTGACGCAATGTCATATGATGTGTGATATATTATGTGTTTGATATACGTGATATGATTTGGAGTGTCATGTAATATGGGCTGTGATgtatgatttgatttgatatgtgTCTTAAAGGTGGGGTGTGGAGCTGGAAACAGTGTGTTTCCCATCATCAGTGCCATCAGGTGAGCACAGCATCCATttggtatgtctgtgtctgtgtctgtgtctgtgtctgtctgtcagtgccaTCAGAGCACAGCCGGGCTGAACATATGCAgagacattcatttgtgtttgtactTACGAGCACCTTCTCTACTGTCTTTGCATGGAGCCGTgagcattcacacaaacacagcttgcACGGGTGGAATGCAGATTTGGCGTCTGTGAGTTAGGCTCTTTGGTGAAGCGCTTACCGTTGGCGTCTGTGAGTCAGGCTCTTTGGTGAAGCGCTTACCGTTGGCGTCTGTGAGTTAGGCTCTTTGGTGAAGCGCTTACCGTTGGCGTCTGTGAGTCAGGCTCTTTGGTGAAGCGCTTACCGTCTCTCTGCGTGAAATGGTAAgcgctaatcacacacacagctaaagtACCATAAGGAACAATTAGCTGAATTCAACAAGAAGTGTATGGATTAAAatcgaggactgcaccttttaaACGCTCTCTAAAACCCATACTGGGTCTCGAGCATTCTTTACTGTTGAATGTTCTGTACTTTATAAATGTCTGAACTGAAGACAAAACAGTGGTGTCACCACCGCACTGTTCAGCCGAGTTGTCTGAACACGTCGACATTCTGCAACCGTAGACGCAACGCCCAAGTAGACATTTCTAGATTGCGCCCTTTTCTCCACAAAGGTCTGGACCGAGGAGGTAACAGTGGAGTTAACACAGTACAGCTCAGCTGCCTGAACACACATTGACATTCAGCCAGAGTGCTGTGGGACACCATGCCAAGTGGTTTTAGCTGCGTGTGTGCAGCGCGGgggtctcgtgtgtgtgtgtgtgtgtgactgaggaggTGTGAGTTAGTGAGAGCTGATTGGTAGGACTGTGCTGTTTAGACCCAGCTGTGCTGAATGAGagatgttgttttgtttttgtttttgtttttgtttgtccccAGGGGCCGAGGGGGGTTTCTGTACTGCTGTGACTTCTCCTCACGGGCCGTGCAGTTGGTTAAGGTAAGGTTACATTATTACTCACTACAACATCATTTAAGGACACTCTTATTACTGAGTTATGACATATTAAATAATACTCGACTTGAAAAGGTTTCTTCAGTCCTGTAAATTAGTAGTGGTGGGATGTTTGCCTACCTGGGAGCCTTAATAAAGTAATACTGTAATCGTGCAATAAGTCTTGAGACGCAATTTAAACTCCTCTACAGAATTCATCTCTGTTTAATGGGGAGACTTGTATAATAgatgtatttagtttttttctgtttctgcctCTTGCATAGTTGTCCTATGCATGTCATCTTGAGCATATGCTGttgcattccccccccccccccccatccatttTACACAAGCCCTCCATGACAGACCATGACAGTGTCTCAAAATGGCCGCTGTCACCTCTGCTGTGTGCCTCACGGCCTAGCGGATATCTGATGCTGCTGGAATGCCTGGGCCTTCATCAGATgccaggcgggcgggcgggcaggcaggctgCGCGCCGACTCACTTTATTATGACGCGCAGGGCTTCACACGCACTCTCACGCGGCAGAGGGGCGGATGTCCCCAGGCGCTCATAAACGCGTCAGGGGGTAGTGGAGTGGCACAGCCAGGGCAGGAAGGAGTTGATGTTCTGTTTCGTTTACACTCATCCATTTGGCAGGCGCTTTTAATCCAAACTGACTTGCTAGTGAGCTACTACACTTGGGGAAGACATAAAGAGCACAGTGCTGTAAATGCAAGTTTCTGTTTCACTGGGCTCAAGTGTTAGATAGAagaacggagaagaagacatgggacagacagacagacagacagacagacagacagacagacagacagacagacagacagacagcgtctgtgtgtgtgtgtgtgtgtatctgtgtctgtgtctgtgtctgtgtgtgtgtgtgtgtgtgtgtgtgttcgtgttcgttCGTGTTCGTTCGTTGCAGAAGAGACTAATTAACCTATTTCGGGGTTTGTTGCTGTTGGTACTCGAGTCACCATATTGTTTTCATAGGTCATGTTGTGTGTTAACATTTATAGCCCTGTGCGGTCCCCAGGTTAAGCAGCTGTGGCGGTCGGAGCAGTAGGCTATATGGACAAAAGTTAATCATGATTTCAGTTTGTTGACTCAGTAGATTGTTATTTTCCAGCATGAAACCAGCAATTAACATGCGTTTGTATAACAAGCTAATTTATTGTTTTCATGCCCTGTTGTGTTTGAGAGTGCATTTTAATTTCACAATTTACTGAGGTTTTGTTGAGCTGtctggtggagggagagggagaaagaaaaaaaaaagcaacctTTGCCTCTAATGTGATGCTCAGTTACCATAGTAACCCGGAGACATTTTGTCATGTCTGTTTGGCCCACAGGTTCTTTGAATGCTTGCTTATTCATGTCCACCAAAACAGATCCTGGAGCATCCACACAAGGGCTCCCTTTCCTTGTCCTGCAGTTAGCATTTTAAATAGGCCTCAGTGTTAgatttgtttattcattcatgtgtttgtttgtttgcttgcttatTGCCTTAAATTGACACTGCCTCAGATTAAGGAGATATTATGTTTTGAATTTGATTTACCCAAATGTTTTCCTCTGCCTCATCATGGACTATGTGGTGATATAGGTGTTAGGTAtatgaggtatgtgtgtgtatgtgttaggtatatgaggtgtgtgtatgtgtgtgtaggtgttaggtgttaggtgtgtgtaggtgtgtgtaggtgttaggtgtgtgtaggtgtgtgtaggtgttcggtatatgaggtgtgtgtaggtgtgtgtatggtctgtATATCCACCATGGAGACTGGAGAGTACTTCTACAGTCATTAGGACAGCGTCTGACTCTGGAAGGGAACTTGATCTGATGTGTACAGAGAACTCTCAGCAGGACTGTCCTCTAAAACATTTCAAGGGCTGTTGCTTTCCTGAAtagcaaaacaaacaaccaataACAAAATGCATTAGCACTCAGATGCCTcatcagcttctctctctctctgtctctctctctctctctctcactctcactctctctctctctctctctctctctcttctctctcactctgccactctctgtctcttttaatTCCCTCTATTTTCCTTCTGTCTgcctactttctttctttctctctctctcttctcttccctgccCTCACCTGACTTTCTCCAACTCTAAcacccttgctctctctcttgtcttccaTTCggtcctttctctcct
Protein-coding regions in this window:
- the mettl8 gene encoding mRNA N(3)-methylcytidine methyltransferase METTL8; amino-acid sequence: MQRLCRVSLAALARGGGGCCRSPRRLSSADRRPPVPLGGRVLTNPDCVFQHNMWYAMATHTEEERENARQRAEENSSERIPQEERAKYERDASQFWDGFYETHQNKFFKDRRWLIQEFPELLPPGLDSASASAAAAAEEALGAVSLAAGAHSEPGEGRRQEGSAAQSVLGGGREEIQDVSCAAQKQEVQPEKEEVQLEKRAMLPGNQERRPGAGDSCGFPGDRASFRILEVGCGAGNSVFPIISAIRGRGGFLYCCDFSSRAVQLVKDHPDYDGSLCHAFVQDVCDETASFPFPPHSLDVILLVFVLCAIQPHRIQGVVDRLASYLKPGGVVLFRDYGRYDLSQLRFKKGQCLSENFYSRRDGTCVYFFTKEEVHDLFTTAGLEEVQNLEDRRLQVNRAKKVVMRRVWMQSKFQKPLQPPRAS